In a genomic window of Betaproteobacteria bacterium:
- a CDS encoding amidohydrolase family protein, producing MHIVDMRLRPPLKTWVGKLQFTRGDDYYRNLGYERPASTRTQSMADLLREMDDAGVQWGVIMGRQSEEPLGVIPNDEIAACVEQHPDRFVGWVGLDLSQPIHWCLEEIDRCLKTPGFKGVSIEPPISKDPTIHSPADRRLYPIYEECVRRGVPINITLSAQLQARLGRPYEDSSPIPLFQVAKDFPKLVIHVAHAAWPYVMDMIGVGFVCPNVWLSPDQYMVKRLPGAEEYVKAVRNYFYDRACFGTAYPSRPHKHMVREYQELGFTSEVFDKVMSKNALRLMNMA from the coding sequence GTGCACATCGTTGATATGCGTCTGCGTCCGCCGCTGAAGACCTGGGTAGGCAAGCTGCAGTTCACACGGGGCGACGATTACTATCGGAACCTTGGATACGAGCGTCCCGCCTCCACACGAACTCAGTCGATGGCCGATCTCCTGCGCGAGATGGACGACGCGGGAGTGCAATGGGGGGTCATCATGGGTCGTCAGTCCGAAGAGCCGCTCGGCGTCATTCCAAACGACGAGATCGCGGCATGCGTCGAGCAGCATCCCGACCGCTTCGTGGGTTGGGTAGGGCTCGACCTGAGTCAGCCGATCCACTGGTGCCTCGAGGAAATCGATCGTTGCCTGAAGACGCCGGGCTTCAAAGGCGTCTCGATCGAGCCGCCTATATCGAAGGACCCGACGATCCACAGCCCGGCGGACCGGCGCCTCTACCCGATCTATGAAGAGTGCGTGCGCCGCGGCGTTCCGATCAACATCACCTTGAGTGCGCAGCTCCAGGCGCGCCTGGGCCGTCCCTACGAAGACAGCTCGCCGATCCCGCTGTTTCAAGTGGCAAAAGATTTTCCAAAGCTCGTCATTCACGTTGCTCACGCCGCATGGCCCTACGTGATGGACATGATCGGCGTCGGATTCGTGTGTCCGAACGTTTGGCTCTCACCAGATCAGTACATGGTCAAGCGACTGCCCGGTGCCGAAGAGTACGTGAAAGCCGTCAGGAACTACTTTTACGACCGTGCATGTTTCGGCACGGCGTATCCGAGCCGGCCGCACAAACATATGGTCCGCGAGTACCAAGAGCTCGGCTTCACCTCCGAAGTATTCGACAAGGTCATGTCGAAGAACGCTCTGCGCCTCATGAACATGGCTTGA